One Punica granatum isolate Tunisia-2019 chromosome 3, ASM765513v2, whole genome shotgun sequence genomic window carries:
- the LOC116198497 gene encoding NADP-dependent malic enzyme-like, which translates to MMSLNHTSFLNNSGFCGSCKKSLLFSRLQRSPVSHVRIAAALGSSSNKGTGDRNVSFSVEAAVKNMAAVELVDSESAVAGGVKDVYGEDTATEDQLVTPWAVSIASGYSLLRDPHHNKGLAFSEKERDSHYLRGLLPPTVVPQDLQVKKMMHNIRQYQVPLQKYMAMMDLQEMNERLFYKLLIENVEELLPVVYTPTVGEACQKYGSIFRRPQGLFISLKEKGKILEVLKNWPERNIQVIVVTDGERILGLGDLGCQGMGIPVGKLSLYTALGGVRPSACLPVTIDVGTNNEKLLKDEFYIGLRQKRATGQEYAELLHEFMSAVKQIYGEKVLVQFEDFANHNAFDLLAKYGTTHLVFNDDIQGTASVVLAGLIAAQKLVGGTLADHRFLFLGAGEAGTGIAELIALEMSKQTNVPVDDARKNIWLVDSKGLIVSSRKESLQHFKKPWAHEHEPIRDLVDAVKAIKPTVLIGTSGVGKTFTKEVVEAMASLNEKPIILALSNPTSQSECTAEEAYTWSQGRAIFASGSPFRPVEYEGKVFVPGQANNAYIFPGFGLGLIMSGAIRVHDDMLLAASEALAAQVTQENFNKGLLYPPFANIRKISAHIAADVAAKAYELGLATRLPQPDDLVKYAESCMYSPAYRNYR; encoded by the exons ATGATGTCGTTGAATCACACATCTTTCCTG AACAATTCAGGATTTTGTGGGTCGTGCAAGAAGAGCTTGTTGTTCTCTCGGCTGCAGAGGAGCCCCGTGTCTCATGTTAGGATAGCCGCTGCCTTGGGCTCGTCAAGTAACAAGGGGACCGGTGACAGAAACGTGAGCTTTTCGGTGGAGGCTGCAGTGAAGAACATGGCCGCGGTTGAGCTGGTGGACTCCGAGTCAGCAGTTGCTGGAGGGGTGAAGGATGTCTATGGTGAGGACACAGCCACGGAGGACCAGCTTGTCACTCCTTGGGCTGTCTCTATTGCTAG TGGATATTCATTGTTACGAGATCCGCACCACAATAAAGGGCTTGCATTCtcggagaaagagagagattctcATTATCTCCGTGGTCTCCTTCCCCCAACAGTTGTTCCTCAAGATCTCCAG GTGAAGAAAATGATGCACAATATCCGCCAATACCAAGTCCCGCTTCAGAAGTACATGGCCATGATGGATCTCCAA GAGATGAACGAAAGGCTGTTTTACAAGCTTCTCATAGAGAATGTTGAGGAGCTTCTCCCAGTTGTCTACACACCGACTGTTGGTGAAGCTTGCCAAAAATATGGGAGCATATTTAGGCGCCCGCAAGGCCTATTCATCAGCTTAAAGGAAAA gGGGAAAATTCTCGAGGTGTTAAAGAACTGGCCTGAGAGGAATATCCAAGTCATTGTTGTGACTGATGGAGAGCGGATCCTTGGTCTCGGAGATCTTGGGTGTCAG gGGATGGGGATACCAGTAGGGAAGCTTTCTCTGTACACAGCTCTTGGAGGAGTTCGGCCCTCTGCT TGCTTACCTGTTACAATTGATGTTGGTACAAACAATGAGAAACTATTGAAAGATGAATTCTACATCGGATTAAGGCAGAAACGGGCAACTGGACAG GAATATGCCGAACTTCTGCATGAATTCATGTCAGCTGTCAAGCAGATCTATGGGGAGAAAGTCCTTGTTCAG TTCGAAGACTTTGCAAATCATAACGCGTTTGATCTACTCGCCAAGTATGGAACTACTCATCTCGTTTTCAATGATGATATTCAG GGAACGGCATCAGTTGTCCTCGCAGGTCTCATTGCTGCACAAAAGTTAGTTGGTGGAACTTTAGCAGATCATAGATTCTTATTCCTCGGGGCGGGAGAG GCTGGTACTGGGATAGCTGAACTGATAGCACTTGAGATGTCAAAACAG ACAAATGTTCCTGTGGATGATGCTCGAAAGAATATATGGCTTGTAGACTCGAAG GGATTGATTGTTAGTTCTCGCAAGGAATCCCTACAGCACTTTAAAAAGCCCTGGGCCCACGAGCATGAACCAATTAGGGATCTCGTTGATGCTGTTAAG GCAATAAAACCAACTGTGCTTATCGGAACATCTGGAGTGGGGAAAACATTTACTAAGGAAGTGGTTGAGGCCATGGCCTCTTTGAATGAG AAACCAATCATCCTTGCCCTTTCGAACCCGACTTCACAGTCTGAATGCACAGCAGAAGAGGCGTACACTTGGAGTCAG GGTCGTGCAATTTTCGCAAGTGGGAGCCCCTTCCGCCCTGTAGAATATGAGGGGAAGGTTTTCGTGCCAGGACAG GCAAATAATGCATACATCTTCCCGGGATTTGGCTTGGGCCTCATAATGTCCGGAGCAATCCGCGTTCATGATGATATGCTGTTGGCTGCCT CCGAAGCCCTAGCTGCTCAGGTGACTCAAGAGAACTTCAACAAGGGACTCCTCTACCCACCATTTGCTAACATCAGAAAGATCTCTGCCCACATTGCTGCCGATGTGGCTGCCAAGGCCTATGAGCTCG GTCTGGCAACCCGGCTTCCTCAGCCCGACGATCTGGTGAAGTATGCTGAGAGCTGCATGTACAGCCCTGCATACAGAAACTATCGGTGA